In Neisseria dentiae, one DNA window encodes the following:
- a CDS encoding MFS transporter, with amino-acid sequence MKNLGIKLALFINYFVFAILLNSVGIVIKQSLANYGVTETEASILEAFKDLPIAIVSFFVASFLPKFGYKNSMLLALAVVFGACLYMFFGNSFAASKVLFLCIGVSFAFIKVSVYSMIGLFTETKEQHNSFMSSIEGFFMIGIASAYFLFPAFFDAADPNAWLRVYLLLAGLIAVAFLLLLFTKVDVDIPKSEGSLADDFMGMLKLVALPLTIFFVLSAFCFVMVEQGIMTWLPTFNERVLSLNDTLSVQMASILALSLAAGRFLAGQAVKKVHWLALLTVCLLAAAAIVAFVLPQALNAGPKVIHSFSEIPAIGFIFPLIGLFIAPVYPLISSATLSALPQRMHSSMTGLIVIFSALGGTLGSRIIGMLFEHVGGAQAFYFMLIPIAILIVALFLLNKFIKDYENAHQQN; translated from the coding sequence ATGAAAAACCTCGGTATCAAACTTGCGCTGTTTATCAATTATTTTGTGTTTGCGATATTGCTCAACAGCGTCGGCATTGTGATCAAGCAATCGCTGGCCAATTATGGTGTTACGGAAACGGAAGCGAGCATTCTGGAGGCGTTTAAAGACCTGCCGATTGCCATCGTTTCGTTTTTCGTGGCTTCTTTTCTGCCGAAATTCGGTTATAAAAACAGTATGCTGCTGGCGCTGGCCGTGGTGTTCGGCGCGTGTTTATATATGTTTTTCGGCAACAGCTTCGCTGCGTCGAAAGTTTTATTTTTATGCATCGGCGTGTCGTTTGCGTTTATCAAGGTGTCGGTGTATTCGATGATCGGCCTGTTTACCGAAACCAAAGAGCAGCACAACAGCTTTATGAGTTCGATCGAAGGCTTTTTCATGATCGGCATCGCTTCGGCTTATTTTCTGTTTCCCGCGTTTTTCGATGCGGCCGACCCCAACGCCTGGCTGCGCGTGTATCTGCTGCTGGCCGGCCTGATTGCGGTGGCGTTTTTGCTGCTGCTGTTTACCAAAGTGGATGTGGACATCCCCAAATCGGAAGGCAGCCTAGCCGATGATTTTATGGGTATGCTGAAGCTGGTGGCGCTGCCGCTTACCATTTTCTTTGTGTTGAGCGCGTTCTGCTTCGTGATGGTGGAACAAGGCATCATGACTTGGCTGCCCACTTTTAACGAACGCGTTTTGTCGCTGAACGACACCTTAAGCGTGCAAATGGCCAGCATTTTGGCTTTGTCGCTGGCGGCGGGGCGTTTCTTAGCCGGCCAGGCGGTGAAAAAAGTGCATTGGCTGGCCCTTTTGACCGTGTGTCTGCTGGCGGCGGCGGCCATCGTGGCTTTCGTGCTGCCGCAGGCGCTCAACGCCGGCCCGAAAGTGATTCATTCGTTTAGCGAAATTCCCGCCATCGGCTTTATCTTCCCCTTAATCGGCCTGTTTATCGCACCGGTTTACCCGCTAATCAGCTCGGCCACTCTGTCGGCGCTGCCGCAGCGCATGCACAGCTCGATGACCGGCCTGATTGTGATTTTCTCTGCGCTGGGCGGCACGCTCGGCTCGCGGATTATCGGCATGCTGTTCGAGCATGTGGGCGGCGCGCAGGCGTTTTACTTTATGCTGATTCCGATCGCGATTTTGATTGTCGCCCTGTTCCTACTGAACAAATTCATCAAGGATTACGAAAATGCGCATCAACAAAACTGA